A region of the Anas platyrhynchos isolate ZD024472 breed Pekin duck chromosome 31, IASCAAS_PekinDuck_T2T, whole genome shotgun sequence genome:
ttgtatcATTTTCCCAAATACCCTTTgatttctcttgtttttcttattaatgACAATGTTAGAATAACACcagtaacaataaaaatgatatgATATAATatgaatcaaaatatttgcatattattaAGAATAGATCTTCTGAACACATCATGGATGCTTAAGAAGAATGTATGGAAACAGTTTCCTCactgcatccttgagctcctggttcctcatgctgtagatgagggggttcactgctggaggcaccactgagtagaGAAGTGcgaccaccaggtccagggatggtgaGGAAATgaaggggggcttcaggtaggcaaacgcAGCAGTGCTGACCatcagggagaccacagccaggtgagggaggcacgtggaaaaggctttgtgccggccctgagaagagggcatcctcagcactgccctgaagatctgcatgtaggagaaaacaatgaaaacaaaacaaccaaagcatgaagaaaaactaaacacaagagccccaacttccctgaggtagccatctgagcaggagagcttgaggatctgggggatttcacagaagaactggtccacagcattgcctcgACAGAGGGGTAGGGAAAACGCATTGGCCGTCTGCAGggcagcattgagaaagccactgccccaggcagctgctgccatctgggcacaagctctgctgcccaggaggctcccgtagtgcaggggcttgcagatggcaacatagcggtcgtaggccatgacggtgagaagataaaattcTGATGCAATcaagaagacaaacaaaaagacctgtgcaacacatccttgataggagatggtcctggtgtcccagagggcattggccatggctttgggcagagtggtggagatgcagcccaggtcgaggagggcgaggttgaggaggaagaagtacatgggggtgtggaggcgatggtggcaggctacggcgctgatgatgaggccgttgcccaggagggcagccaggtagatgcccaggaagagcgcgaagtgcaggagctgcagctcacgcgTGTCTCTgaatgccagcagcaggaactcactcacagagctgaagttgggcatttgctgactcTGGACACAGTTGTCTGCTGAAGATGAGATGGCAGAGAAAAGTTATAACAGACTTCTCTCAGGAAAAGCTATTGCAAGTCTTAAAGCATGCTCTAGCCTGAAcctctctctttgcaggagAACCTTCCTGCAGCTGTCTTGCTTGAGCAAGAtagaattttcttttgttaactAGTAGTTATCCCTCTAATGGTTAGCATGATGAACATGGTCAGGGATTTCTCTGAGAAGAaagttgagagagctgggagtACTGAAGCTGCAGTAGAAGTGAAGATGGACAGAATATTCTCGTTTacacttaccttgtcaagggctgtgcaggtttctcctggaaggcagctctcagcatcctcccactgaCAATTGCCCCCAagccctttctccttctctcctctccccatgccagcttcagtcagagcccccagccctgctgcgctgtgcagaggagctgctcctgggcacagcgcTGTCTCTGCTTCATGGgactttctgaaatgtgttttctctgtcccacgagcccggcccagctcagcagcacagcaccagcccaaggcactgcaatcacctctctgggggcttggctgatgagcccacgaacctcaggcactcagagacaattgaatacatctctccagaagtgcaagtcagaggcaagtttcctgcagtttccccctgagggccagcactgacacagcctcccttggagctcgttagagcagaaccctggaggcagtgaggacaaggagacgaaggcaatgtgaaggtgacagtGATGTGTAGGAAAAGTGGAtgtgtgtcaccaagcacaagggccaggccttgaccCCTGGTCTCTAGGAAGGGAAATCCTTTCCTTCGCaccttgctcagggctctttgtggggcagtaggagatggggatgtgcatggccaagtgcaggagaatggtacgagccctgcctggttcatgggtGGGGGcgaggaggcaatgaggccctggtTCTTCAATGATCAGAtgtctcctcataggcctcagtgacagagacaacagccatagccatggacAGAAAGACCTGGGTCCTGCTGGGACTTGCCATAGCCCTTGCTCCTCTCCAAACCAGGATGGCCTAGAGAATCCCAGACCTGTACCTCTTTACTGGTTAGTTGTAGACACTTGTCCATGTGGTGTCACAGCAGACCTAAGCTGAGTCTGATAACACAGATCtccttggtggccatgctcctcatgaggcagctctgtaggaagctggcctgcttcctggtgagcaggcaccactgctcgtatggcatccctcgtggtgcccaggcccttcTCCTGTGTACTTAGCAGTGTCCCAGTTTCCACTGATGTGTGGGGTTACTCTCCCTCTCGTTCAGGACTAGTgctcttctccttgtaaatgtctAGAGG
Encoded here:
- the LOC140000013 gene encoding olfactory receptor 14C36-like, whose translation is MPNFSSVSEFLLLAFRDTRELQLLHFALFLGIYLAALLGNGLIISAVACHHRLHTPMYFFLLNLALLDLGCISTTLPKAMANALWDTRTISYQGCVAQVFLFVFLIASEFYLLTVMAYDRYVAICKPLHYGSLLGSRACAQMAAAAWGSGFLNAALQTANAFSLPLCRGNAVDQFFCEIPQILKLSCSDGYLREVGALVFSFSSCFGCFVFIVFSYMQIFRAVLRMPSSQGRHKAFSTCLPHLAVVSLMVSTAAFAYLKPPFISSPSLDLVVALLYSVVPPAVNPLIYSMRNQELKDAVRKLFPYILLKHP